In the genome of Drosophila pseudoobscura strain MV-25-SWS-2005 chromosome 3, UCI_Dpse_MV25, whole genome shotgun sequence, one region contains:
- the Fatp3 gene encoding long-chain fatty acid transport protein 4 isoform X2, translating to MKVSENGELGDQEDQQPGGKKMEIQLELNLKQKLATRLGTLIAASLVYFCFCCDTAVASVIFAALLGLLLRSPTFVFSLVMTAQRDIMALQRFLALNLYLLKRDRGGFTIARCFQQLSRAQPQKACFVMDDRRITYAEALLLSEKVAGFFSGQGLQRGDCVALLMETRLEYPCIWLGLSQLGVITALINSNLRGESLLHSIKVANAKALIIGSELMDVLQSLIEKEQLPCLPVYQYTDKELRTIPGHELLPGAVDLSAALATQQAMALPASSSAEEARSKLLYVYTSGTTGLPKAAVITNLRFLFMAAGTFYMLRLNRDDVVYNPLPLYHTAGGIVGVGMALLNGSTVVLRKKFSAKNFWLDCSRNDCTVAQYIGELCRYLLATPYTPEQQHHRLRMMYGNGLRPQIWSQFVRRFSIPQIGEIYGATEGNSNLINITNREGAIGFVPVYGRKIYPVQVLLCDEETGELLKDPRGHCIRCRPGEAGLLVGKVDSRRAVSAFHGYADKGASEKKLLRNVFAKDDVFFNSGDMVVCDILGYFYFKDRTGDTFRWRGENVATQEVEAIITNCVGLEDCVVYGVEIPHVEGKAGMAAIVDPGRKVDMDYLSIMLRGSLPAYARPLFIRLLDEIPRTATFKLKKRELANEGYDLTRLSDPIFYLNRDGVYRHLSRDQYKSLQAGTAGL from the exons TGAGTGAGAACGGAGAACTCGGCGACCAGGAGGACCAACAGCCTGGAGGCAAGAAAATGGAGATACAGCTGGAGCTCAACCTGAAGCAAAAGCTTGCCACCCGTCTGGGCACTCTGATTGCGGCATCTTTGGTTtatttctgcttctgctgcgaTACTGCCGTGGCCAGCGTTATTTTCGCAGCGCTCTTGGGTCTACTCCTGCGGAGTCCCACATTTGTGTTTTCCCTGGTAATGACCGCCCAGAGGGACATAAT GGCCCTGCAGCGCTTCTTGGCTCTCAATTTGTATCTCCTGAAGCGGGATCGAGGTGGCTTCACCATAGCGCGATGCTTCCAGCAACTGTCCCGCGCGCAGCCCCAAAAGGCCTGTTTTGTCATGGACGATCGCAGGATCACCTATGCCGAGGCCCTGCTCCTCAGCGAGAAGGTGGCAGGATTCTTCAGTGGGCAAGGACTGCAGAGGGGCGACTGTGTGGCCCTGCTGATGGAGACGCGCCTGGAGTATCCCTGCATTTGGCTCGGCCTCTCGCAGTTGGGCGTGATCACGGCTCTGATCAACTCGAATCTTCGGGGAGAGTCGCTGCTGCACTCCATCAAAGTGGCCAACGCCAAGGCCCTCATTATCGGAAGCGAGCTAATGGATGTTCTACAATCGCTGATCGAGAAGGAGCAGCTGCCATGCCTTCCCGTCTATCAGTACACCGATAAAGAGCTGAGGACCATTCCCGGACATGAATTACTGCCAGGAGCCGTGGACCTAAGTGCCGCCCTGGCGACGCAACAGGCCATGGCCCTGCCGGCCTCATCCTCAGCAGAGGAAGCGCGCTCCAAGCTGCTGTATGTGTACACATCCGGCACCACGGGACTGCCCAAGGCGGCTGTCATTACCAACCTCCGCTTCCTTTTCATGGCCGCCGGAACGTTCTACATGCTACGCTTGAACCGCGACGATGTGGTGTATAATCCTCTGCCCCTCTATCACACCGCCGGGGGAATTGTTGGCGTGGGCATGGCTCTCCTCAACGGCTCCACTGTTGTTCTGCGCAAGAAGTTTTCGGCCAAGAACTTTTGGCTCGACTGCAGCCGCAACGACTGCACCGTAGCCCAGTACATCGGGGAGCTGTGTCGCTACCTGCTGGCCACGCCCTACACCcctgagcagcagcatcatcgcCTTCGTATGATGTACGGCAACGGGCTGAGGCCACAGATCTGGTCGCAGTTCGTCCGCCGCTTCTCCATACCGCAGATAGGCGAGATATACGGCGCCACGGAAGGAAACTCCAATCTGATTAACATCACGAACCGCGAGGGCGCCATTGGCTTTGTGCCCGTCTACGGCCGGAAGATCTATCCCGTCCAGGTGCTGCTCTGCGATGAGGAGACGGGAGAGCTACTGAAGGACCCACGGGGCCACTGCATCCGCTGTCGACCCGGGGAGGCAGGTCTGCTGGTGGGCAAGGTGGATTCCCGACGCGCGGTCAGCGCCTTCCATGGCTATGCGGACAAGGGCGCCTCGGAGAAGAAGCTACTGCGGAATGTCTTTGCCAAGGACGACGTATTCTTCAATTCCGGTGACATGGTGGTCTGCGATATCCTCGGCTATTTCTACTTCAAGGACCGCACGGGTGACACCTTCCGCTGGCGGGGCGAGAACGTGGCCACCCAAGAGGTGGAGGCCATCATAACGAACTGCGTTGGCCTCGAGGACTGTGTGGTCTATGGCGTGGAG ATCCCCCATGTGGAGGGCAAGGCTGGCATGGCGGCGATTGTGGATCCCGGCCGCAAAGTGGACATGGATTATCTGTCGATTATGCTGAGGGGTAGCCTGCCGGCCTACGCGCGACCCCTCTTCATTCGGCTGCTGGACGAGATTCCGCGCACGGCCACCTTCAAGTTGAAGAAGCGCGAGTTGGCCAATGAGGGCTACGATCTGACCCGGCTATCGGATCCAATATTTTACTTGAATCGCGATGGAGTCTACAGGCACTTGAGCAGGGATCAATATAAGTCCTTGCAAGCGGGAACAGCGGGACTCTGA
- the Fatp3 gene encoding long-chain fatty acid transport protein 4 isoform X1 encodes MAPFLLNSTIPSRPFSSRSRSLFSSCFACFCLSQRTVDVRAVKMSENGELGDQEDQQPGGKKMEIQLELNLKQKLATRLGTLIAASLVYFCFCCDTAVASVIFAALLGLLLRSPTFVFSLVMTAQRDIMALQRFLALNLYLLKRDRGGFTIARCFQQLSRAQPQKACFVMDDRRITYAEALLLSEKVAGFFSGQGLQRGDCVALLMETRLEYPCIWLGLSQLGVITALINSNLRGESLLHSIKVANAKALIIGSELMDVLQSLIEKEQLPCLPVYQYTDKELRTIPGHELLPGAVDLSAALATQQAMALPASSSAEEARSKLLYVYTSGTTGLPKAAVITNLRFLFMAAGTFYMLRLNRDDVVYNPLPLYHTAGGIVGVGMALLNGSTVVLRKKFSAKNFWLDCSRNDCTVAQYIGELCRYLLATPYTPEQQHHRLRMMYGNGLRPQIWSQFVRRFSIPQIGEIYGATEGNSNLINITNREGAIGFVPVYGRKIYPVQVLLCDEETGELLKDPRGHCIRCRPGEAGLLVGKVDSRRAVSAFHGYADKGASEKKLLRNVFAKDDVFFNSGDMVVCDILGYFYFKDRTGDTFRWRGENVATQEVEAIITNCVGLEDCVVYGVEIPHVEGKAGMAAIVDPGRKVDMDYLSIMLRGSLPAYARPLFIRLLDEIPRTATFKLKKRELANEGYDLTRLSDPIFYLNRDGVYRHLSRDQYKSLQAGTAGL; translated from the exons TGAGTGAGAACGGAGAACTCGGCGACCAGGAGGACCAACAGCCTGGAGGCAAGAAAATGGAGATACAGCTGGAGCTCAACCTGAAGCAAAAGCTTGCCACCCGTCTGGGCACTCTGATTGCGGCATCTTTGGTTtatttctgcttctgctgcgaTACTGCCGTGGCCAGCGTTATTTTCGCAGCGCTCTTGGGTCTACTCCTGCGGAGTCCCACATTTGTGTTTTCCCTGGTAATGACCGCCCAGAGGGACATAAT GGCCCTGCAGCGCTTCTTGGCTCTCAATTTGTATCTCCTGAAGCGGGATCGAGGTGGCTTCACCATAGCGCGATGCTTCCAGCAACTGTCCCGCGCGCAGCCCCAAAAGGCCTGTTTTGTCATGGACGATCGCAGGATCACCTATGCCGAGGCCCTGCTCCTCAGCGAGAAGGTGGCAGGATTCTTCAGTGGGCAAGGACTGCAGAGGGGCGACTGTGTGGCCCTGCTGATGGAGACGCGCCTGGAGTATCCCTGCATTTGGCTCGGCCTCTCGCAGTTGGGCGTGATCACGGCTCTGATCAACTCGAATCTTCGGGGAGAGTCGCTGCTGCACTCCATCAAAGTGGCCAACGCCAAGGCCCTCATTATCGGAAGCGAGCTAATGGATGTTCTACAATCGCTGATCGAGAAGGAGCAGCTGCCATGCCTTCCCGTCTATCAGTACACCGATAAAGAGCTGAGGACCATTCCCGGACATGAATTACTGCCAGGAGCCGTGGACCTAAGTGCCGCCCTGGCGACGCAACAGGCCATGGCCCTGCCGGCCTCATCCTCAGCAGAGGAAGCGCGCTCCAAGCTGCTGTATGTGTACACATCCGGCACCACGGGACTGCCCAAGGCGGCTGTCATTACCAACCTCCGCTTCCTTTTCATGGCCGCCGGAACGTTCTACATGCTACGCTTGAACCGCGACGATGTGGTGTATAATCCTCTGCCCCTCTATCACACCGCCGGGGGAATTGTTGGCGTGGGCATGGCTCTCCTCAACGGCTCCACTGTTGTTCTGCGCAAGAAGTTTTCGGCCAAGAACTTTTGGCTCGACTGCAGCCGCAACGACTGCACCGTAGCCCAGTACATCGGGGAGCTGTGTCGCTACCTGCTGGCCACGCCCTACACCcctgagcagcagcatcatcgcCTTCGTATGATGTACGGCAACGGGCTGAGGCCACAGATCTGGTCGCAGTTCGTCCGCCGCTTCTCCATACCGCAGATAGGCGAGATATACGGCGCCACGGAAGGAAACTCCAATCTGATTAACATCACGAACCGCGAGGGCGCCATTGGCTTTGTGCCCGTCTACGGCCGGAAGATCTATCCCGTCCAGGTGCTGCTCTGCGATGAGGAGACGGGAGAGCTACTGAAGGACCCACGGGGCCACTGCATCCGCTGTCGACCCGGGGAGGCAGGTCTGCTGGTGGGCAAGGTGGATTCCCGACGCGCGGTCAGCGCCTTCCATGGCTATGCGGACAAGGGCGCCTCGGAGAAGAAGCTACTGCGGAATGTCTTTGCCAAGGACGACGTATTCTTCAATTCCGGTGACATGGTGGTCTGCGATATCCTCGGCTATTTCTACTTCAAGGACCGCACGGGTGACACCTTCCGCTGGCGGGGCGAGAACGTGGCCACCCAAGAGGTGGAGGCCATCATAACGAACTGCGTTGGCCTCGAGGACTGTGTGGTCTATGGCGTGGAG ATCCCCCATGTGGAGGGCAAGGCTGGCATGGCGGCGATTGTGGATCCCGGCCGCAAAGTGGACATGGATTATCTGTCGATTATGCTGAGGGGTAGCCTGCCGGCCTACGCGCGACCCCTCTTCATTCGGCTGCTGGACGAGATTCCGCGCACGGCCACCTTCAAGTTGAAGAAGCGCGAGTTGGCCAATGAGGGCTACGATCTGACCCGGCTATCGGATCCAATATTTTACTTGAATCGCGATGGAGTCTACAGGCACTTGAGCAGGGATCAATATAAGTCCTTGCAAGCGGGAACAGCGGGACTCTGA
- the Fatp3 gene encoding long-chain fatty acid transport protein 4 isoform X3: MEIQLELNLKQKLATRLGTLIAASLVYFCFCCDTAVASVIFAALLGLLLRSPTFVFSLVMTAQRDIMALQRFLALNLYLLKRDRGGFTIARCFQQLSRAQPQKACFVMDDRRITYAEALLLSEKVAGFFSGQGLQRGDCVALLMETRLEYPCIWLGLSQLGVITALINSNLRGESLLHSIKVANAKALIIGSELMDVLQSLIEKEQLPCLPVYQYTDKELRTIPGHELLPGAVDLSAALATQQAMALPASSSAEEARSKLLYVYTSGTTGLPKAAVITNLRFLFMAAGTFYMLRLNRDDVVYNPLPLYHTAGGIVGVGMALLNGSTVVLRKKFSAKNFWLDCSRNDCTVAQYIGELCRYLLATPYTPEQQHHRLRMMYGNGLRPQIWSQFVRRFSIPQIGEIYGATEGNSNLINITNREGAIGFVPVYGRKIYPVQVLLCDEETGELLKDPRGHCIRCRPGEAGLLVGKVDSRRAVSAFHGYADKGASEKKLLRNVFAKDDVFFNSGDMVVCDILGYFYFKDRTGDTFRWRGENVATQEVEAIITNCVGLEDCVVYGVEIPHVEGKAGMAAIVDPGRKVDMDYLSIMLRGSLPAYARPLFIRLLDEIPRTATFKLKKRELANEGYDLTRLSDPIFYLNRDGVYRHLSRDQYKSLQAGTAGL, encoded by the exons ATGGAGATACAGCTGGAGCTCAACCTGAAGCAAAAGCTTGCCACCCGTCTGGGCACTCTGATTGCGGCATCTTTGGTTtatttctgcttctgctgcgaTACTGCCGTGGCCAGCGTTATTTTCGCAGCGCTCTTGGGTCTACTCCTGCGGAGTCCCACATTTGTGTTTTCCCTGGTAATGACCGCCCAGAGGGACATAAT GGCCCTGCAGCGCTTCTTGGCTCTCAATTTGTATCTCCTGAAGCGGGATCGAGGTGGCTTCACCATAGCGCGATGCTTCCAGCAACTGTCCCGCGCGCAGCCCCAAAAGGCCTGTTTTGTCATGGACGATCGCAGGATCACCTATGCCGAGGCCCTGCTCCTCAGCGAGAAGGTGGCAGGATTCTTCAGTGGGCAAGGACTGCAGAGGGGCGACTGTGTGGCCCTGCTGATGGAGACGCGCCTGGAGTATCCCTGCATTTGGCTCGGCCTCTCGCAGTTGGGCGTGATCACGGCTCTGATCAACTCGAATCTTCGGGGAGAGTCGCTGCTGCACTCCATCAAAGTGGCCAACGCCAAGGCCCTCATTATCGGAAGCGAGCTAATGGATGTTCTACAATCGCTGATCGAGAAGGAGCAGCTGCCATGCCTTCCCGTCTATCAGTACACCGATAAAGAGCTGAGGACCATTCCCGGACATGAATTACTGCCAGGAGCCGTGGACCTAAGTGCCGCCCTGGCGACGCAACAGGCCATGGCCCTGCCGGCCTCATCCTCAGCAGAGGAAGCGCGCTCCAAGCTGCTGTATGTGTACACATCCGGCACCACGGGACTGCCCAAGGCGGCTGTCATTACCAACCTCCGCTTCCTTTTCATGGCCGCCGGAACGTTCTACATGCTACGCTTGAACCGCGACGATGTGGTGTATAATCCTCTGCCCCTCTATCACACCGCCGGGGGAATTGTTGGCGTGGGCATGGCTCTCCTCAACGGCTCCACTGTTGTTCTGCGCAAGAAGTTTTCGGCCAAGAACTTTTGGCTCGACTGCAGCCGCAACGACTGCACCGTAGCCCAGTACATCGGGGAGCTGTGTCGCTACCTGCTGGCCACGCCCTACACCcctgagcagcagcatcatcgcCTTCGTATGATGTACGGCAACGGGCTGAGGCCACAGATCTGGTCGCAGTTCGTCCGCCGCTTCTCCATACCGCAGATAGGCGAGATATACGGCGCCACGGAAGGAAACTCCAATCTGATTAACATCACGAACCGCGAGGGCGCCATTGGCTTTGTGCCCGTCTACGGCCGGAAGATCTATCCCGTCCAGGTGCTGCTCTGCGATGAGGAGACGGGAGAGCTACTGAAGGACCCACGGGGCCACTGCATCCGCTGTCGACCCGGGGAGGCAGGTCTGCTGGTGGGCAAGGTGGATTCCCGACGCGCGGTCAGCGCCTTCCATGGCTATGCGGACAAGGGCGCCTCGGAGAAGAAGCTACTGCGGAATGTCTTTGCCAAGGACGACGTATTCTTCAATTCCGGTGACATGGTGGTCTGCGATATCCTCGGCTATTTCTACTTCAAGGACCGCACGGGTGACACCTTCCGCTGGCGGGGCGAGAACGTGGCCACCCAAGAGGTGGAGGCCATCATAACGAACTGCGTTGGCCTCGAGGACTGTGTGGTCTATGGCGTGGAG ATCCCCCATGTGGAGGGCAAGGCTGGCATGGCGGCGATTGTGGATCCCGGCCGCAAAGTGGACATGGATTATCTGTCGATTATGCTGAGGGGTAGCCTGCCGGCCTACGCGCGACCCCTCTTCATTCGGCTGCTGGACGAGATTCCGCGCACGGCCACCTTCAAGTTGAAGAAGCGCGAGTTGGCCAATGAGGGCTACGATCTGACCCGGCTATCGGATCCAATATTTTACTTGAATCGCGATGGAGTCTACAGGCACTTGAGCAGGGATCAATATAAGTCCTTGCAAGCGGGAACAGCGGGACTCTGA